The sequence below is a genomic window from Rhodococcus sp. 4CII.
CGGAGAACTTGGGCATGACGCCGGCCGGCACGCCCCACGTCGCAACGTTGATGACGTGCCCGCCGCCGCGCTCGATCATCGACGGAAGGAATGCGAGGGTCAGCCGCGTCGAGCCGAAGTAGTTGACGGCCATGGTGCGTTCGAAGTCGTGGAACCGGTCCAGCGAGTCCTCGACCGTCCGCCGGATCGACCGCCCCGCGTTGTTGACGAGGACGTCGACGGGACCGATGTCTCCGAGCACCGTGGCGACGAGAGCGTCGACGGACTCCGGGTCCGTGAGATCGCAGGGGACGGCGTGCGCCTCGCATCCGGACCGCAGGATGTCGTCGCGCACGGATTCGAGGGCGTCGGCGCCGCGGGCGACGAGGACGACCTCGGCGCCCAGCGCGGCGAGCCGGCGGGCGGCGGCTTCGCCGACCCCCGAGGAACCGCCGGTGACGAGGATCCTCTTGCCGGCGACGGGGTGACCGGTTCCCGGGACCAGTCGCGCAGCCAGTGCGCGCGGAGTGGGGAGTGGATTGAGCGCGGCCTGGGTAAGCATCTGTCGGATCACCTGACCAGGATGTCAGCTCACCGATCGAATAACAATCAGTCGTGCTTGCTTTTTTCTCGGGTCGGTGTGATGCTGATCGCATGGCTGAACTGCAGAGGTTCATCGATGACCTGTGCGCCGAGAGCGCTTCGCTCGACGCGTTGGTCGCCGACCTCCCCGACTCCCGCTGGGCCGACCCG
It includes:
- a CDS encoding SDR family oxidoreductase, producing MLTQAALNPLPTPRALAARLVPGTGHPVAGKRILVTGGSSGVGEAAARRLAALGAEVVLVARGADALESVRDDILRSGCEAHAVPCDLTDPESVDALVATVLGDIGPVDVLVNNAGRSIRRTVEDSLDRFHDFERTMAVNYFGSTRLTLAFLPSMIERGGGHVINVATWGVPAGVMPKFSAYHASKAAVGAFGRSLGAELRDRGISVTTLDFPLVRTPMIAPTTDYDAMAALTPEQAAEWFVTAVRTRPIELLPGYAELFRVLGTFAPSATDALVRRTGI